A stretch of DNA from Poecilia reticulata strain Guanapo linkage group LG18, Guppy_female_1.0+MT, whole genome shotgun sequence:
TTACGACTTAGCTACAAGAAAGTTACGCCAGGTTGGGACTGCTTGCCAATGTATCTGGtagctgtctgtctgtctcttctTTATTATCAATCATCTGTAAGGTTGTTTAATTTCCAAATCCTGTGTTGACATCAACATTCACCAGTAGTTGATGAGTCTTCATTTCCATAACTTCAATTCTCTGAAGAAGCTTTGGTGGTAAACAGAGGCATTTTGCTTTAGTTCAGCTTGTAGGTCAGAAGATAAAGTCTAAAATCCCACAGTCCTTACATTTTAAGTAATCTAGATATGAGGGTAGAGAGTAGGAGTAGTCATAAAAACTGGATATATTATATACGTTTTGAAAGGCAAAAACTATCAATGGCATAATGAGGACAAGAGAAAAGCTGCTCCTTCTTCAGATGACGGCACAAAATGCAtcagtcctttttttaaatacctccATACATGTGGACCAACCTGTCGAAAAAGTCCCATTGGTTTTTGAACACAAATTTCTCTTCCATCCAGTTGAGGGGAACCCCACATCATTTCTAGCTCTCTCCCTGTCAGCCTTAGTGTTCAGCTGTGAATTATAGTGATGAAGCTGCTTTAACTAAGTGTTGTTGCAGAAACTGTAACTCTGAAAACAGGATCGTTAACTTGTAAATGGAAGATAGTAATGGCTCCCTGACCTTGATTTTAGTCAGACGTGGAGCTGCAGGTTCAAAGGTCGATGTTCAGTATTTAATTACAGGTGTGGCTTTACAAGTTGCTGTTTGCTTAATTTGAACAGTTCCTTCATGTATCTGCTGGTCAAACTGGAGGcatagtttgtttcttttgagtGACAAGATTGGGCTTTTTAGTTAGGAGATGTTTTAGCCTTCTAAAACAGATAAACTGATGTCAGAGTTAGAGAAATTGAAATTGGAATCTGGATCTagattttaaacaaaccacAGGACTAAAGATGCTCCTCTAAAAAGATTTAAGCTTTTGGTTTCTGCTTCAAAATTGTTATTTTACTGTGGCTAAAGTCTTATGAGTCATATCTTTTTCCTGCTATAACACTGTAAGCTACACTGAGGTTTATTGTctgatgtaattatttaatcttAATCACATGTTCAGATTAAAGGTCAAACTACTTAAGAAGAGAGACTCACACAGTTTCTCTTACTAATAGCTGAAATGGCGCAGAGAGGAGTTCAACTGGACCATCCCATCTGTCCCATCTGTCTGGATTTCCTGAATGATCCTGTGACTattccctgtggacacagctactgtatggACTGTATTAAAACACACTGGGATGAAGAAGATTGGAGGAGAAAATACAGCTGCCCTCAGTGCAGGAAAGAGTTCATACCGAGGCCTGTCCTGgagaaaaatgtcatgttaGCTGCTTTAGTGGAGGATCTGAAGAAGACCGGACTGAAACCTGCTCCTGCTGATCACtgctatgctggacctgaagatgtggcctgtgaGGTCTGCACTGGGAGGAAGATGAAAGCTGTCAAGTCCTGTTTAACCTGTTTAGCTTCTTATTGTGAGGATCACCTCCAACCTCACTATGATGTCCCTGGATTACAGAGACACAATCTGGTGAATCCCTCCAAGAATCTCCAGGACAACATCTGCTCTAAGCAtgatgaggtgatgaagatgttcTGTCGTACTGATCAGCAGTGCATCTGTTACCTCTGCTCTGTGGAGGAACATAAAGGCCATGAAACCATCTctgcagaagcagaaagagctgagaagcagaagaagctcCAGGAGAGTCGACAACAAATCCATCAGAGAATCCAGGACCAAGAGAAAGATGTGAAGCTGCTTCAACAGGAGGTGGAGGCCAACAATGTCTCTGCTGATAAAACAGTGGAAGACAGTGAGAAGATCTTCACTGAGATCATCTATCTCATCCTGAAAAGAAGCTCTGATGCaaagcagcagatcagatcccagcaggaaactgaagtgagtcgagtcaaagatgttcaggagaagctggagcaggagatcagtgag
This window harbors:
- the LOC103480992 gene encoding tripartite motif-containing protein 16-like is translated as MAQRGVQLDHPICPICLDFLNDPVTIPCGHSYCMDCIKTHWDEEDWRRKYSCPQCRKEFIPRPVLEKNVMLAALVEDLKKTGLKPAPADHCYAGPEDVACEVCTGRKMKAVKSCLTCLASYCEDHLQPHYDVPGLQRHNLVNPSKNLQDNICSKHDEVMKMFCRTDQQCICYLCSVEEHKGHETISAEAERAEKQKKLQESRQQIHQRIQDQEKDVKLLQQEVEANNVSADKTVEDSEKIFTEIIYLILKRSSDAKQQIRSQQETEVSRVKDVQEKLEQEISELKRKDAELXQLSHTEDHSQFLLNYPSLPALRESTHSSFKICPLRRFEKVAAVASDIREKLQDVLRDSWTRISMVINEMDVISSKPKTRAEFLKYSQEITLDLNTANKYLSLSDGNRKVTVMNQQLHYLYHPDRFTSIQVLSRESLTGRCYWEVEWSGGQAGIAVSYKNINRAEAFGWNDKSWSLGCDTESYTFYHNRVQTPVPGPVSSRIGVYLDYVYQRAGILSFYSVSETMTLIHRVHSLFTQPLHVGIRFHSVGSSAEFIKPAVI